The Chryseobacterium oranimense genome contains the following window.
TTAAAGGAAATGCATCTGTGAATACAGGTCAGGTTTATCTTAAAAACACTTCATTTGATATTATCGGAAGCCGTATGGATATAGATGCCCGTTATCAGGACGAATCTCCCCTTACTGCTAATTATGATGTATCACTTAAAGTTCAGGATTTTGATGTACAGCGGGCTTATAAGGAAATTGATATGGTCCGTGAAATGGTAACCGCAGCAAAGAATGTTAAAGGAATCGTTTCACTCGACTATAAGTTGAAAGGTGATTTTGATAAAAATATGAGCCCGATTTATCCGTCTCTGGAAGGCGGTGGAATTGTTAACCTCCGAGATGTGGAAGTGAAGAATTTAAAAATGCTTTCTGCCGTGGGAGATAATCTTGGGGCCAAGGCATTTAATAATCCGGATATGAAAGGCGTAAACATTGAGACCCATATCAGGAATAACCTGATCCATGTTGATAAATTTACCTTCAAAGTATCTGTTTTAAGACCTTCAATAAGCGGAACGACAAGCTTCAACGGATTGCTGGATTTAAGGGTAAGAGTCGGACTGCCTCCAGGCGGATGGATTGGCTTTCCTATTGTGGTCACAGGAACCCACGCCAAACCGAAAATTAAAATCTTCAGTAAAACCGGTCAGGGAATCATCGATGCTTTATACAATAAAAAATCCAATAAAGTAATCCGTGAAGAAAGACGTGCAGAAAAGAAAACAAGGCGCCAGCAGCGGAAAGAAAAGGAAGCCCAGGAGCAGAAAGCCAAAAATGCAGAAAACCTCATCAATAAAGAGCTTAAAGAGAAGTAATTAGATAAAATGCCAGGTTTTATCTTATAAATCTGAGGTATTTTTTAGTCAGAATTTGTATTTTTGTTGATATATTTTGTATCAATGTCGGTTTTCTCAAATAATCTTCGCTTCTTAAGAGATAAAAGAAGCCTCTCCCAGCAATCTGTAGCCAACGAACTTGCCATTTCCCGTGTACGGTATTCCAAATACGAAAACGGAGTGTCTGAACCGCCTATCGGACTGCTTGTGAAAATAGCCAAATACTTCCATGTAAGTATTGATCTGCTGGTTTCTATAGATATCTGCAAATACCCGGTGGAAGACATGCTGAAGCTTCCGGATAATAGAATCGTCCTACCGGTAGCCGTAGATGATCTGGGAAATGATACGATAGAAATCATTCCGCAGAAAGCATCAATGGGATACCTTGAAGGATACAGTGATGTTGGGTATATAGAAAGTCTTCAGAGAATAGCCCTGCCCTTCCTCACGAATGGTAAATACAGGGCATTTCCGGCAGACGGAGACTCTATGCCGCCTTTTAGGAATGGTTCCTATATCGTAGGAAAATATGTAGAGGGAATTGATGAGCTTAAGCCAGGAAAAACTTACGTTTTCATCACTTTAAATGATGGAATTACTTATAAGCGTTTTAAAGAAAGGAAAGGAAACAGCATCTGTGTAAGTGCAGACAATTCATTCTACGAACCTTACGACATTCCTTTCGAAGAAATTGTCGAGATCTGGCAATATGCGTCAGGGATTTTTCCGGAAGATTTTGAGCCCGGAGATTATGACAATTATAATTTTAAAGAAATGTTCCGTGAACTGAAACAGGATATTAAGCAGCTTGATAAAAAATTGTCCGGCCGCCGTAAATCTTAAGAATGTTAATGTAAAAGGTATGGACCAGCTAAGTTTATTTAATGCAGACGAATATTTCCGGTTTCCGGAAGAACTGCTTGAATATACACCGCATTTCCTGTCCGCAGACGAAGCTTCTGAGCTTGAAGACTTCCTTCTTCACACCGTTCCATGGAAACAGAGAACCCAGAAAATGTATGATAAAACAGTTCTCACACCCCGACTGACAGCATGGTATGGTGAAGAAGACAAAACATACAGACTGGGAGGAAACTCCTTCAATGTCAATCCGTGGCTGCCGGAATTGTTCGCTTTGAAGCAACAGATAGAAAAGTCATCCGGCTATCAGTTTAATTCCGTATTGCTGAACTTATACCGCGACGGGAATGATTCCGTAGCCTGGCACCGTGATAAGGAAAGTGAACTGGGAAACCGCCCTGTAATTGCTTCAGTAAGCCTTGGGCAGGTAAGGAATTTTGATTTCCGGAAAGCAGATCAGCATCAGAACAGGTACAGTCTGGCACTTCAGCATGGCTCATTGCTGATTATGAAAGGCGATCTGCA
Protein-coding sequences here:
- a CDS encoding LexA family transcriptional regulator — protein: MSVFSNNLRFLRDKRSLSQQSVANELAISRVRYSKYENGVSEPPIGLLVKIAKYFHVSIDLLVSIDICKYPVEDMLKLPDNRIVLPVAVDDLGNDTIEIIPQKASMGYLEGYSDVGYIESLQRIALPFLTNGKYRAFPADGDSMPPFRNGSYIVGKYVEGIDELKPGKTYVFITLNDGITYKRFKERKGNSICVSADNSFYEPYDIPFEEIVEIWQYASGIFPEDFEPGDYDNYNFKEMFRELKQDIKQLDKKLSGRRKS